A DNA window from Ornithodoros turicata isolate Travis chromosome 10, ASM3712646v1, whole genome shotgun sequence contains the following coding sequences:
- the LOC135370837 gene encoding uncharacterized protein LOC135370837: protein MYRRHVTSKQESRLPVGRSHRSNGTTESRTIAPSRDADSSKLSPSINSVNLSDSEPEKLDEETTKAVEPLSRSPKWTRIKNRFEREVASTSRIPRSRRSPLLETASSQVSTLNRRMPVTKGASSTTITSKLITADITNKNFPEKLSVHEFKSAQLAAKRLLESRPKKCNSDGETTCSTRHRPKALRQASPESSGRRPQCQGPTVRKVESNSRTLVSLNASSAAESPPLAPLSVHSDNSVPSTAQDQLSLHLPESRTGQAVPSTAQDQPSLHLPESGAGQAEVNGHSGGVISDSSSVMQTSQCHLPGNVSVTIISNSVEDPARSENASTERNGISTATNADEPNRPQVTPKKVPSSNHVIQINIEHPKSTTEQQQTPSAASGPSISGRKSTCEGSKFSYSALVPYRSREPVTQKASKVASLAKSFENLIHLDSAAQGPQYLKRGTICNRSLPSETIHDMRKRFGKSSSSSPCTTIQRPLSVTLDKTSATVSRTRSFRTSSESLEETQTRPKMQVAVKRSNSIASQSTAYMRAREREFKDTVPAQSALSAVTNSIGLVNSVSSCALLQTVDVQPAERKAGSSGSAAESGEKKFSLVQQAVMNLEASSQITTHKNHCRPIDLSGALATRRKSVEMSKTDFQSLRSRSASASLDDRYFSPVTTNSSNIEKKPALPPKGAGIRQFRQVPPPCASSSSGTSQSITVSVMASLASEASNRVNTAKTRDCARNRNDICASDNVVQKAVRPNQSFLWRLGTRPQVPPPVNGSKDEYAEENIYDTLSNCRSALSSDEGVVVSERSSEESCKSSPVQGSSGRAGSLPKTLQNRFQGHSVDSDEGWADVSDYEFDSCRGAREDKKPAARKDRRSWSHNLHELVTNMNTDESDKGYEDITWELVDTGDSSSSSTTYDHLYEPIYDLLDKDGVPPDLIPETDNVYAAPFETDREGPASHASSSSSSVAHGSSSDTCKNESRCSGNIHLQLSSRFNLVKIKKSTKSATEIGVGVCVENSRNSKSKKKAIVDCILRQGLPHSSSKRNSMFGGASKKETATFYVRLSVDRELFDGEKRRHSDGSDAGMQGNAGGELQNSHSGIAQRNAPRRRPIRRASSSAGTIQRPSMPPPLPPTTATKAAAAAETIKKSSSETEAVGMQRTESSLSFFSGSAVTESRPGSGSLSPIYDTFPPVFGTSLMSDLASYTQMTDLDSTDSSSLVNAADSSAPNTESLTNEESSPDSEPLKSPFLEEPLYQFYQKDLVERACHWHTADGSTTEEDDGTSTVKTTDDSGQTEDSDMDSQLSDQENGQKQQRSAMELLHYGTGMGLRTLWCEVPEVIESGVLANMTPQEARLQEAMFEVITSEASYLKSLNVLVDHFVRCPDFSKDGILHKREWRALFADILPVRNVCENLLADFEKRWKESIVISDVCDILHEHTINHFGVYIRYCSNQIHQDRLLKELRETRPEFVEVLQRLEADTKCHGLNMYSFLMLPMQRITRLPLLVDAIFKRLDIDSAKYDICKETLAALNKVVSECNDGARKMERMEEMLHISRILEFKDCKAIPLISSSRWLVKRGELLRVTFDLNAKRTFGRSVRYSKSSLYLFLFTDLLLLTKKKGEEYYSVVDYCPRNMVQTSSTEGQDSGIFLPPRLPDCCRNLFQMTILQNHEGKTVEMLLSTDSESEKTRWIDALTPVMSSNPDERIYEEWDCPQVQCRHAYVPKQPDELALDESDVVNVFRKMSDGWYEGERIRDGARGWFPASHTVEVINLHVRSRNLRQRYRLLMASQSYLEGQLRGRNGSKGK, encoded by the exons ATGTACAGGAGACATGTGACGTCAAAACAAGAATCTCGCCTCCCCGTTGGTCGGAGCCACAGGTCAAATGGCACCACTGAGTCCAGAACCATAGCACCTTCTCGTGATGCAGATTCTAGTAAACTGTCACCAAGCATTAATAGCGTGAATTTGAGTGACAGTGAGCCAGAGAAACTGGATGAAGAGACCACTAAGGCAGTAGAACCTTTGAGTAGATCTCCCAAATGGACGCGTATTAAGAACCGCTTCGAGAGGGAGGTAGCATCAACATCAAGGATTCCGAGGTCAAGGAGGTCGCCACTGCTTGAGACAGCCAGCAGCCAAGTATCGACGCTGAATCGAAGGATGCCAGTGACGAAGGGAGCGTCTAGCACTACAATCACATCGAAACTGATAACTGCAGATATCACGAACAAGAATTTTCCCGAGAAACTCTCGGTGCACGAGTTCAAGTCTGCCCAGTTGGCTGCTAAACGATTGCTCGAATCTAGGCCCAAGAAATGTAACAGCGATGGTGAGACCACGTGTTCAACCCGCCATAGACCTAAGGCACTGCGTCAAGCCAGCCCTGAGAGTAGTGGTAGGAGGCCTCAGTGTCAAGGGCCCACTGTTAGAAAGGTCGAGTCAAACTCGAGAACGCTCGTATCGTTGAATGCCAGTAGTGCTGCTGAATCGCCACCCCTCGCACCACTCTCAGTCCACTCTGATAACTCTGTGCCTTCTACTGCTCAGGATCAACTCTCTTTGCATCTTCCTGAAAGCAGAACAGGACAAGCTGTGCCTTCTACTGCTCAGGATCAACCCTCTTTGCATCTTCCTGAAAGCGGAGCAGGACAAGCTGAAGTAAATGGGCACTCGGGTGGAGTGATATCTGATTCATCATCCGTCATGCAAACATCGCAGTGTCATCTTCCAGGGAATGTTTCTGTGACAATCATAAGTAATAGCGTTGAGGACCCTGCTCGATCTGAGAACGCATCAACCGAAAGAAACGGAATATCGACTGCGACAAATGCAGATGAACCAAACCGTCCTCAGGTCACCCCGAAGAAAGTGCCCAGCAGTAATCATGTCATACAGATCAACATTGAACACCCCAAGAGCACAACCGAACAGCAGCAAACGCCGTCTGCTGCGTCAGGTCCTAGCATCAGTGGCAGAAAGAGCACGTGTGAAGGCAGCAAGTTTTCCTACAGTGCGCTTGTTCCATATCGCAGCAGGGAGCCTGTCACACAGAAGGCATCGAAAGTCGCATCATTGGCGAAAAGCTTTGAAAACCTCATTCATTTAGATAGCGCCGCTCAGGGTCCACAATACCTGAAAAGGGGAACGATATGCAACCGATCATTGCCCTCAGAAACAATTCACGACATGCGGAAGAGATTCGGCAAGTCTAGCAGCTCATCACCCTGCACAACCATACAGAGGCCTCTCTCCGTAACACTGGACAAAACGTCCGCCACAGTGTCCAGGACACGTTCCTTTCGCACCTCAAGTGAAAGCCTAGAAGAAACGCAGACAAGACCAAAAATGCAAGTTGCTGTCAAGAGATCCAACTCGATAGCGAGCCAGTCAACGGCCTACATGAGAGCAAGGGAGCGAGAGTTCAAAGATACTGTGCCGGCACAGAGCGCGCTAAGTGCGGTTACAAACAGTATAGGGCTGGTCAACTCCGTGAGTTCCTGCGCGTTATTGCAGACCGTTGATGTGCAGCCTGCTGAACGCAAGGCAGGTAGTTCAGGCTCCGCTGCCGAAAGTGGAGAGAAGAAGTTCAGCCTCGTTCAGCAGGCCGTCATGAACTTGGAAGCGAGTAGTCAGATCACGACGCATAAAAATCACTGCAGGCCGATAGATTTATCTGGTGCTCTGGCAACGAGGAGAAAAAGTGTGGAAATGTCCAAGACAGACTTTCAGTCGCTGAGGAGTAGGAGCGCCAGCGCTTCGCTCGACGATAGGTACTTTTCACCAGTAACGACGAACAGTAGTAATATAGAAAAGAAACCCGCGCTACCTCCCAAAGGGGCGGGGATTCGACAGTTCCGCCAAGTACCCCCACCGTGTGCTTCGTCATCGTCTGGAACTTCGCAGAGTATTACCGTTTCTGTGATGGCGAGCCTTGCTTCCGAAGCGTCCAATAGGGTTAACACTGCAAAGACGCGGGACTGTGCGAGGAACCGAAACGATATCTGTGCGAGTGACAATGTGGTGCAAAAAGCCGTGAGGCCCAATCAGTCTTTTCTCTGGAGGCTGGGCACAAGGCCACAAGTGCCGCCACCCGTGAACGGGTCCAAAGACGAATACGCCGAAGAAAATATTTATGACACACTAAGCAACTGCAGGTCTGCGCTGTCTTCGGACGAAGGCGTAGTGGTGTCCGAAAGGTCCTCGGAAGAGAGCTGTAAGAGCAGTCCGGTGCAAGGATCTTCGGGAAGGGCTGGTTCATTGCCGAAAACGCTACAAAACCGTTTCCAGG GTCATTCTGTGGACAGCGACGAAGGATGGGCAGACGTCAGTGATTACGAGTTTGATAGTTGCAGAGGGGCTCG CGAGGACAAGAAGCCAGCCGCTCGCAAGGATCGCCGGTCCTGGTCTCATAATCTACACGAGCTAGTTACCAATATGAATACTGACGAGTCTGATAAGGGCTACGAAGATATCACCTGGGAGCTG GTGGATACTGGAGACAGCAGCTCCTCGTCTACGACGTACGATCACTTGTACGAACCCATCTACGACCTCCTCGATAAGGATGGGGTGCCCCCAGACCTTATACCCGAGACAGACAATGTCTACGCTGCGCCATTT GAGACTGATAGGGAAGGCCCTGCTTCTCAcgcgtcatcgtcgtcatcaagCGTGGCGCACGGATCATCTTCTGATACGTGCAAGAACGAGTCCCGATGCTCTGGCAACATCCATCTGCAGCTATCTTCACGTTTCAACCTGGTGAAGATAAAGAAAAGCACGAAGAGTGCCACAGAGATCGGAGTTGGAGTTTGCGTTGAA AACTCCAGGAACAGCAAGTCAAAGAAGAAAGCTATCGTGGACTGCATTTTGCGTCAGGGGCTGCCCCATTCGTCGTCGAAACGAAACAGCATGTTCGGCGGTGCCTCCAAAAAGGAAACGGCCACCTTCTACGTTCGCCTCTCTGTGGATCGCGAGTTGTTTGACGGCGAGAAACGCAGACATAGCGATGGATCAGATGCGGGAATGCAGGGGAACGCAGGAGGAGAGCTGCAGAATTCCCATTCTGGCATTGCGCAACGGAATGCACCGAGACGACGGCCGATTCGGCGGGCGTCGTCTTCGGCGGGAACCATTCAGAGGCCGAGCATGCCACCACCTCTGCCACCCACCACGGCGAcaaaagcagcagcagcagcagagacCATCAAAAAGTCTTCCTCGGAGACTGAGGCTGTCGGCATGCAGCGGACGGAGAGCTCTCTGTCTTTCTTCTCTGGTTCTGCTGTGACCG AGTCAAGGCCAGGGTCCGGATCGCTCAGTCCCATATATGACACATTCCCTCCTGTCTTTGGAACCTCCCTGATGAGTGATCTGGCATCATACACTCAGATGACGGACTTGGACAG TACGGACAGTTCAAGTCTCGTGAATGCAGCTGATAGCAGTGCTCCAAACACAGAGTCCCTCACCAATGAGGAGTCATCTCCGGATTCCGAG CCACTGAAATCTCCATTTCTGGAAGAACCTTTATACCAGTTCTACCAGAAAGACCTCGTAGAAAGAGCGTGTCACTGGCATACGGCTGATGGATCTACTACGGAGGAGGATGATGGGACATCAACCGTCAAGACGACAGACGACAGTGGTCAGACAGAAGACAGTGACATGGACAGCCAACTATCCGACCAAGAGAATGGTCAAAAGCAGCAACGGTCAGCGATGGAACTGCTCCACTACGGCACAGGCATGGGGTTACGCACGCTCTGGTGTGAAGTGCCTGAG GTCATCGAAAGCGGAGTCTTGGCAAACATGACACCGCAGGAAGCACGGCTCCAGGAGGCCATGTTCGAGGTGATCACCTCGGAAGCATCCTACCTCAAAAGTCTCAACGTCCTCGTAGACCACTTTGTGAGATGTCCAGATTTCAGCAAGGACGGCATTCTACACAAGAGAGAATGGCGTGCACTCTTCGCCGACATCCTCCCCGTGAGAAATGTCTGCGAAAA CTTACTTGCGGACTTCGAAAAACGGTGGAAGGAGAGCATAGTGATCTCGGACGTCTGTGATATTCTGCATGAGCACACCATTAACCATTTTGGAGTGTACATTCGGTACTGTTCCAACCAGATACACCAAGACCGCTTGCTTAAAGAGCTCAG GGAGACCAGGCCAGAATTTGTGGAAGTACTGCAACGTCTGGAAGCAGATACCAAGTGCCATGGTCTTAACATGTATTCCTTTCTGATGCTCCCGATGCAAAGGATCACACGGTTGCCCCTCTTGGTCGATGCAATCTTTAAAAGGCTGGACATAGATTCAGCAAAGTATGACATTTGTAAAGAAACACTGGCAGCATTGAACAAG GTTGTATCTGAATGCAATGATGGAGCAAGAAAAATGGAGCGCATGGAAGAAATGCTGCACATCAGTCGTATTCTCGAGTTCAAGGATTGCAAG GCCATTCCCCTGATTTCATCATCTCGGTGGCTGGTAAAGAGGGGGGAGCTTCTGCGGGTGACGTTTGATCTCAATGCAAAGAGAACTTTTGGCCGTTCGGTACGATATTCCAAGAGCTCACTCTACCTGTTCCTATTTACTGACCTGCTTCTCTTGACAAAGAAGAAAGG AGAGGAGTACTACAGTGTGGTCGATTACTGCCCTCGTAACATGGTCCAGACCAGCTCCACCGAGGGACAGGACAGTGGCATTTTCCTGCCACCGCGGCTGCCCGACTGTTGTCGCAACCTATTCCAGATGACCATCCTCCAGAATCATGAAGGGAAGACTGTAGAAATGCTTTTGTCAACAGATTCTGA GAGTGAGAAAACAAGGTGGATAGATGCGCTCACTCCAGTGATGTCTTCAAACCCAGACGAAAGGATATACGAGGAATGGG ACTGCCCCCAAGTGCAGTGCAGGCATGCCTACGTTCCAAAACAGCCCGACGAACTAGCGCTCGACGAATCGGACGTCGTTAACGTGTTCCGTAAGATGTCAGATG GTTGGTACGAAGGGGAACGAATCCGCGATGGTGCACGCGGATGGTTCCCAGCGTCACATACAGTCGAAGTCATCAACCTGCATGTGCGATCACGAAACTTGCGGCAACGGTATCGTT